One region of Mycolicibacterium rhodesiae NBB3 genomic DNA includes:
- a CDS encoding phosphatidate cytidylyltransferase — protein sequence MTDQHITPVTDTPVEEPPKKSSRAGRNLPAAIGVGVVLGGLAIGVLLFAPIWWLLMLAVAIPIGMHEVIRRLGEAGYALPAIPLLVGSQAMIWLTWPFGPAGLLGAYAGTIVVCMVWRLVGQGIREQPVNYLRDISAAVLLATWVPLFASFSALLIFQDDGGFRTFIVIASVVFADIGGYVAGVLFGRHLMVPAISPKKSWEGLGGSLVFGVAASVLAVVFLLGKPWWVGIPLGLLLVVTGVLGDLVESQVKRDLGIKDMGKLLPGHGGIMDRIDAMLPAAVAGWIVLTLLA from the coding sequence GTGACCGATCAGCACATCACTCCCGTGACAGATACGCCGGTCGAAGAGCCGCCCAAGAAATCGTCGCGGGCGGGTCGAAACCTGCCCGCGGCCATCGGCGTCGGCGTGGTCCTCGGCGGGCTGGCTATCGGGGTGCTGCTGTTCGCGCCGATCTGGTGGCTGCTGATGCTTGCGGTGGCGATCCCGATCGGCATGCACGAAGTCATACGACGACTCGGTGAGGCCGGCTACGCGCTTCCCGCGATTCCGCTGCTGGTCGGCAGCCAGGCGATGATCTGGTTGACGTGGCCCTTCGGTCCGGCCGGTCTGCTCGGCGCATACGCCGGAACGATCGTGGTCTGCATGGTGTGGCGCCTGGTCGGACAGGGAATTCGCGAGCAGCCCGTCAACTACCTACGCGACATATCGGCCGCAGTGCTGCTGGCGACCTGGGTGCCGCTGTTCGCGAGCTTCAGCGCGTTGCTGATCTTCCAGGATGACGGTGGCTTCCGGACGTTCATCGTGATCGCCTCGGTGGTGTTCGCCGACATCGGGGGTTATGTCGCCGGCGTGCTGTTCGGCAGGCATCTGATGGTGCCCGCGATCAGCCCCAAGAAATCTTGGGAGGGGCTCGGGGGTTCGCTCGTGTTCGGGGTCGCCGCATCCGTGCTCGCGGTGGTCTTCCTGCTCGGCAAGCCGTGGTGGGTCGGGATCCCGCTCGGCCTGCTGCTGGTCGTCACCGGAGTTCTCGGCGACTTGGTCGAGTCGCAGGTCAAACGCGACCTCGGAATCAAGGACATGGGCAAGTTACTGCCCGGCCACGGGGGAATCATGGACAGGATCGACGCGATGCTGCCCGCGGCGGTCGCCGGATGGATTGTCCTCACCCTGCTGGCGTGA
- the frr gene encoding ribosome recycling factor: MIDETLFDAEEKMEKAVAVARDDLSSIRTGRANPGMFSRVNMDYYGSPTPITQLSSINVPEPRLVVIKPYEANQLRNIEDAIRNSDLGVNPTNDGNVIRVSIPQLTEERRRDLVKQAKSKGEDARVSVRNIRRKAMEELHRIKKDGEAGEDEVSRAEKDLDKATHTYTNQIDELVKHKEGELLEV, encoded by the coding sequence GTGATCGACGAAACCCTCTTCGACGCCGAAGAGAAAATGGAGAAGGCGGTGGCAGTCGCGCGCGACGACCTGTCGTCGATCCGCACCGGCCGCGCCAACCCCGGCATGTTCTCCCGCGTCAACATGGACTACTACGGCTCGCCCACGCCCATCACGCAGCTGTCGAGTATCAACGTCCCCGAACCGCGGCTGGTCGTGATCAAGCCCTATGAGGCCAATCAGCTGCGCAACATCGAGGATGCGATTCGCAATTCGGACCTCGGCGTCAATCCGACGAACGACGGCAACGTCATTCGCGTCTCGATCCCTCAGCTCACCGAGGAGCGTCGACGCGACCTGGTGAAGCAGGCCAAGTCCAAGGGCGAGGACGCCCGGGTCTCGGTGCGCAACATCCGTCGCAAGGCGATGGAGGAATTGCACCGCATCAAGAAGGACGGTGAGGCCGGCGAGGACGAGGTCAGCCGCGCGGAGAAGGATCTCGACAAGGCCACCCACACCTACACGAATCAGATCGACGAATTGGTCAAGCACAAAGAAGGCGAGTTGCTGGAGGTCTAG
- the pyrH gene encoding UMP kinase yields MAEPDSQPTSPNGADPVSPGDASMRPVYTRVVLKLGGEMFGGGQVGLDPDVVHLVARQIAEVVRSGVQVAVVIGGGNFFRGAQLQHRGMERTRSDYMGMLGTVMNSLALQDFLEKEGIVTRVQTAITMGQVAEPYIPLRARRHLEKGRVVIFGAGMGLPYFSTDTTAAQRALEIGAEVVLMAKAVDGVFTADPREDPGAELLTAISHREVIDRGLKVADATAFSLCMDNGMPILVFNLLTDGNIARAVAGEKIGTLVTT; encoded by the coding sequence ATGGCAGAGCCGGACAGCCAGCCAACCAGCCCCAACGGTGCCGACCCTGTTTCCCCCGGTGATGCGTCGATGCGTCCGGTATACACCCGCGTCGTGCTCAAGCTGGGCGGCGAGATGTTCGGCGGCGGGCAAGTGGGCCTGGACCCCGATGTCGTTCACCTGGTAGCGCGTCAGATCGCCGAAGTCGTGCGCAGCGGTGTGCAGGTTGCCGTCGTCATCGGCGGCGGCAACTTCTTCCGCGGCGCACAGCTACAGCATCGCGGCATGGAGCGAACCCGCAGCGACTACATGGGCATGCTCGGCACGGTGATGAACAGCCTTGCGCTGCAGGACTTCCTGGAGAAGGAAGGTATCGTGACGCGCGTTCAGACCGCGATCACGATGGGCCAGGTCGCCGAGCCCTACATTCCGCTTCGGGCTCGCAGGCATCTGGAGAAGGGCCGCGTGGTCATCTTCGGCGCCGGTATGGGGCTGCCTTACTTCTCGACGGACACCACCGCGGCGCAACGAGCTCTCGAGATCGGCGCAGAGGTGGTGCTGATGGCCAAGGCCGTCGACGGGGTGTTCACCGCCGACCCGAGGGAAGACCCGGGCGCCGAGTTGTTGACCGCGATCAGCCACCGCGAGGTCATCGACCGCGGCCTCAAGGTCGCCGACGCGACGGCGTTCAGCCTGTGCATGGACAATGGCATGCCCATCCTGGTGTTCAACCTGCTCACCGACGGCAATATCGCGCGTGCGGTCGCAGGTGAGAAGATCGGAACACTCGTCACCACCTAA
- a CDS encoding class I SAM-dependent methyltransferase, producing the protein MTQPTNEMFESAYRGEAPEMAGARPPWSIGEPQPELAALIEQGKFEGDVLDAGCGEAAISLYLAERGVATVGLDQSPTAIAMAKEEAARRGLDNATFAVADISDFGGYDGRFKTIVDSTLFHSMPVELREGYQQSIVRAAAPGASYFVLVFDKAGMPDGPANPVTEDELREIVSKYWTIDEIRPARIHGVFPEGFEEFFPVTDVREEPNGRRSVPAFLLIAHLPG; encoded by the coding sequence ATGACCCAACCCACGAATGAGATGTTCGAATCCGCCTACCGAGGCGAGGCGCCGGAGATGGCGGGGGCAAGGCCGCCGTGGAGCATCGGGGAACCGCAACCCGAACTCGCCGCGCTCATCGAGCAGGGCAAGTTCGAAGGTGACGTCCTCGATGCCGGCTGCGGCGAGGCCGCCATCTCCCTGTATCTGGCCGAGCGGGGGGTCGCGACGGTCGGGCTGGACCAGTCGCCCACGGCGATCGCCATGGCCAAGGAGGAGGCCGCCAGGCGCGGCCTGGACAACGCCACCTTCGCGGTCGCCGACATCAGCGACTTCGGCGGGTACGACGGCCGATTCAAGACCATCGTCGACTCGACGCTGTTTCACTCGATGCCGGTGGAGCTGCGGGAGGGCTACCAGCAGTCCATTGTCCGGGCGGCGGCTCCCGGAGCGTCGTACTTCGTGCTGGTGTTCGACAAGGCAGGGATGCCCGACGGCCCGGCCAACCCCGTCACCGAGGACGAGCTTCGCGAGATCGTGTCGAAGTACTGGACCATCGACGAGATCAGACCTGCGCGGATCCACGGTGTGTTCCCCGAAGGCTTCGAAGAGTTCTTTCCGGTGACAGACGTGCGCGAGGAGCCGAACGGCCGCAGGTCGGTGCCGGCCTTCTTGCTGATCGCGCATCTGCCCGGCTAA